One genomic segment of Chelonia mydas isolate rCheMyd1 chromosome 1, rCheMyd1.pri.v2, whole genome shotgun sequence includes these proteins:
- the LOC102941417 gene encoding P2Y purinoceptor 8, with translation MGTLPNSTIEMLKNQMLQTTLPALYLFIFTISIPLNSISLWFLCRHSRPWTPTIMFSINLTITDLLYSILLPFQVVYHLRGNDWPFGPVLCRIITVLFYANMHCSVLTMTSISIERYLGIVHPLKHRAMRPIRTALLTCIIIWIFVLLLHFPLMKTELTFQVEELQITTCFDILPKAMFPSRNHFIAYFGSQVLLCFLLPLLIMAFCYTLVIRTLLNSPPTQLREIKKQTIYLIIVLLTVFVVCYVPNIVISIIHFIFTTQYKTAYVEYKLSLALNSLNCCFDPLVYFFGSKEFRRKIKKKLCRCMPDIFSENVTIFSEQDVPITSREHAPHN, from the coding sequence ATGGGAACACTGCCAAACAGCACCATAGAGATGCTTAAGAACCAAATGCTGCAGACCACTTTGCCAGCTCTCTACTTGTTCATCTTCACCATCAGCATTCCCCTCAATTCTATCTCCTTGTGGTTCCTTTGCCGCCACTCAAGGCCTTGGACTCCCACCATCATGTTTTCCATTAACCTGACAATCACAGACTTGCTGTACAGCATACTCCTCCCTTTTCAAGTTGTCTACCACTTACGGGGAAATGACTGGCCCTTTGGACCGGTTCTGTGCCGCATCATAACTGTGCTATTCTATGCAAACATGCACTGTTCCGTTTTAACCATGACGAGCATCAGCATAGAGCGCTACCTGGGAATTGTTCACCCGCTGAAGCACAGGGCCATGAGACCCATTAGAACAGCTCTCCTGACATGCATCATCATTTGGATATTTGTTTTACTGCTGCACTTCCCACTCATGAAGACAGAGCTAACCTTCCAGGTAGAGGAGCTGCAGATAACCACTTGTTTTGATATATTGCCCAAAGCTATGTTTCCTTCAAGAAATCATTTCATTGCTTATTTTGGCTCTCAAGTTCTTCTGTGCTTTCTCCTACCTTTGCTAATAATGGCATTCTGCTACACCTTAGTCATTCGAACTCTTCTTAATTCCCCTCCCACACAACTAAGGGAAATTAAGAAGCAGACAATTTATTTGATAATAGTGTTGCTTACAGTCTTTGTAGTGTGTTATGTGCCCAATATTGTGATATCAATCATCCATTTCATCTTTACTACCCAATATAAGACTGCTTATGTGGAATATAAGCTGTCTCTGGCTTTGAATAGCCTTAATTGCTGCTTCGATccacttgtttatttttttggttcCAAAGAGTTTCGACGAAAGATAAAGAAGAAGCTCTGCAGATGCATGCCTGATATATTCAGTGAAAATGTCACCATCTTTTCAGAACAAGATGTGCCAATAACATCCAGAGAACATGCACCACataattaa